Proteins encoded together in one Mycobacterium simiae window:
- a CDS encoding acyl-CoA dehydrogenase family protein, with protein sequence MDFQLTDEQSLLRDTTRDLLARSYDPESRIKVIGSDLGWSREVWSQLADTGILGLGFEPEEAGQIEIMVVLTEVGRRLAPEPILHAALAPGALIAQLGSDAQKLQLDEVAAGQRLLAFAHSEPGQRKPSVTVTTKAARQGDSWTLTGCKNPVLAGDCADALVVSAALPDGGTGLFLVDAGAVRRHPYRTFDGQRGAQIDLDGAAAEPLGEAPTASDASQAIGEAIIGIQSALCSEAVGAMEEALRLTTDYLKTRKQFGVTLNKFQTLTQRAADMYVSLELARSMNLYAAMSIADGNLDPVIASRAKLQIGRSGRHIAQESIQMHGGIGVTAEYPVSHYAARLTAIEHTLGTSGDHLHNLIDHLGDYDLARL encoded by the coding sequence ATGGACTTTCAGTTGACCGACGAGCAGAGCCTGCTGCGCGACACCACCCGCGACCTGCTGGCACGCTCCTACGACCCGGAGAGCCGCATCAAGGTCATCGGCTCCGACCTCGGCTGGAGCCGCGAGGTGTGGAGTCAATTGGCCGACACCGGGATTCTCGGTCTGGGCTTCGAGCCCGAGGAGGCGGGCCAGATCGAGATCATGGTGGTGCTCACCGAAGTCGGGCGCCGGCTGGCCCCGGAACCGATCCTGCACGCCGCGCTGGCGCCGGGCGCGCTGATCGCCCAGCTGGGCAGCGATGCGCAGAAGCTGCAGCTCGACGAGGTCGCCGCCGGCCAGCGCCTGCTGGCCTTCGCCCATTCCGAGCCCGGACAACGCAAGCCGTCGGTGACGGTCACCACAAAGGCTGCGCGGCAAGGTGATTCGTGGACCCTCACCGGTTGCAAGAACCCAGTACTGGCCGGGGACTGTGCCGACGCGTTGGTGGTCAGCGCCGCGTTGCCGGACGGCGGCACCGGTCTGTTCCTGGTGGACGCGGGTGCGGTGAGACGGCATCCCTACCGGACCTTCGACGGGCAGCGGGGCGCACAGATCGATCTGGACGGCGCGGCCGCCGAACCCTTGGGTGAGGCCCCCACCGCCTCCGACGCCTCGCAGGCCATCGGCGAGGCCATCATCGGCATCCAGTCGGCGCTGTGCAGCGAGGCCGTCGGGGCGATGGAGGAGGCACTGCGGCTGACGACCGACTACCTGAAGACGCGCAAGCAGTTCGGCGTCACCCTCAACAAGTTCCAGACCCTAACGCAGCGTGCCGCCGACATGTACGTGTCGCTGGAGCTGGCCCGCAGCATGAACCTCTACGCCGCGATGTCGATCGCCGACGGCAACCTAGATCCGGTGATCGCCTCCCGCGCCAAGCTGCAGATCGGGCGGTCGGGGCGCCATATTGCCCAGGAGTCGATCCAGATGCACGGCGGCATCGGCGTGACCGCGGAATACCCGGTCAGCCACTACGCCGCCCGGCTCACCGCGATCGAGCACACCCTGGGCACCTCGGGCGATCACCTGCACAACCTGATCGATCACCTCGGCGACTACGATCTGGCCCGGCTCTAA
- a CDS encoding acyl-CoA dehydrogenase family protein: MQLALTPEEAAFRDELRTIYTTKIPQEIRDRVRKGSAEVNHDDIVASHKILHEHGLAVPNWPVEWGGKEWTPTQQQIWADEMQLACVPEPLNFNTKMVGPVIAEFGSEEVKQRFLPPTASLDIWWCQGFSEPEAGSDLASLRTTAVRDGDSYVVNGQKTWTTLGQYADWIFCLVRTDPQAPKRQAGISFLLFEMNSPGVTLRPIKTIDGGHEVNEVFFEDVRVPANQLVGEENKGWTYAKFLLGNERTGIAGVGRTKVRLAEVKKHAAATGVLTDPLFAARLAEAENELLALELTQSRVVTDSANGQPNPASSVLKLRGSQLQQVATELLVEVAGPDALPADGDGIASPDWAQHSAPHYLNYRKTSIYGGSSEVQRNIIASTILGL; this comes from the coding sequence ATGCAACTCGCGCTTACGCCGGAGGAAGCCGCGTTCCGCGACGAACTCCGCACCATTTACACCACCAAGATTCCGCAGGAGATCCGCGATCGGGTGCGTAAGGGCTCGGCGGAAGTAAACCACGACGACATCGTCGCCAGCCACAAGATCCTGCACGAACACGGTCTGGCGGTCCCGAACTGGCCGGTGGAGTGGGGCGGCAAGGAATGGACGCCGACCCAGCAACAGATCTGGGCGGACGAGATGCAACTCGCGTGTGTCCCCGAGCCGCTGAATTTCAACACCAAGATGGTCGGCCCGGTGATCGCCGAATTCGGTTCGGAGGAAGTCAAACAGCGCTTCCTGCCGCCAACGGCCAGCCTCGACATCTGGTGGTGCCAGGGCTTTTCGGAGCCGGAAGCCGGTTCGGACCTGGCCTCGCTGCGCACCACCGCGGTGCGCGACGGCGACAGCTACGTCGTCAACGGCCAAAAGACCTGGACCACCCTCGGTCAGTACGCGGACTGGATCTTCTGTCTGGTGCGCACCGACCCGCAGGCGCCCAAACGTCAGGCCGGCATCTCGTTCCTGTTGTTCGAGATGAACTCACCGGGGGTCACGCTGCGGCCCATCAAGACGATCGACGGCGGCCACGAGGTCAACGAGGTCTTTTTCGAAGACGTCCGGGTACCCGCCAATCAGCTTGTCGGAGAAGAAAACAAGGGCTGGACGTACGCGAAGTTCCTGTTGGGCAACGAGCGCACCGGCATCGCCGGGGTGGGCCGGACCAAGGTGCGCCTAGCCGAGGTGAAGAAGCACGCCGCCGCAACCGGGGTGCTGACCGACCCGCTGTTCGCGGCTCGGCTGGCCGAAGCCGAAAACGAGCTGCTGGCATTGGAACTCACGCAGTCGCGGGTGGTCACCGACTCCGCGAACGGACAGCCCAACCCGGCCTCGTCGGTGCTCAAGTTGCGCGGCAGTCAGTTGCAGCAGGTGGCCACCGAACTGCTGGTCGAGGTAGCCGGCCCGGACGCACTACCCGCGGATGGGGACGGCATTGCGTCGCCGGACTGGGCGCAACACAGTGCGCCGCATTACCTCAACTACCGCAAGACGTCGATCTACGGCGGCAGCAGCGAGGTGCAGCGCAACATCATCGCGTCGACGATTCTGGGATTGTGA
- a CDS encoding ComEA family DNA-binding protein translates to MRTELPAERLQRRLGADPDPDSPAEGSDAEPDPADEDQNSLLPRWLPDATPDQGWLARLRADPGRAGAIALAVVAALAVLITVFTLMRDQPAPVMSAKLPPVQKASTAGPASPGSPAVATPAGPDRPVVVSVVGLVHKPGLVTLTPGARIADALQAAGGAMDGADTIGLNMARPLTDGEQIVVGLAPVPGKPAALGSSVAAGAAPAPAAPAPVSGSARPKPGGVLDLNTATVEQLDALPGVGPVTAAAIVAWRQSNGKFTSVDQLADVDGIGPARLDKLRALVRV, encoded by the coding sequence ATGCGCACAGAACTGCCCGCCGAGCGGCTGCAGCGCCGCCTCGGCGCCGACCCCGATCCCGATTCACCCGCCGAAGGTTCGGATGCCGAGCCGGACCCGGCGGACGAGGATCAGAATTCGTTACTGCCGCGCTGGCTTCCGGACGCCACGCCCGATCAGGGTTGGCTGGCCCGGTTACGCGCCGACCCGGGTCGGGCGGGCGCGATTGCCTTGGCGGTGGTGGCCGCGCTGGCAGTACTGATCACCGTCTTCACCCTGATGCGCGACCAGCCGGCGCCGGTGATGTCGGCCAAGCTGCCGCCGGTGCAGAAGGCATCCACGGCCGGCCCCGCTTCCCCGGGGAGCCCCGCCGTCGCGACCCCGGCCGGCCCGGATCGACCGGTCGTGGTCAGCGTGGTGGGGCTGGTGCACAAGCCCGGCCTGGTCACGCTGACGCCAGGGGCGCGCATCGCCGATGCGCTGCAGGCGGCCGGGGGCGCGATGGATGGCGCCGACACCATCGGGCTGAACATGGCCCGCCCGCTCACCGACGGTGAGCAGATCGTGGTGGGGTTGGCACCGGTGCCGGGTAAGCCAGCGGCGCTGGGCAGTTCCGTGGCCGCCGGCGCGGCTCCAGCTCCCGCTGCACCGGCACCGGTCTCCGGGTCCGCCCGGCCGAAACCGGGCGGGGTGCTCGACCTCAACACCGCCACCGTGGAACAGCTGGACGCTCTGCCCGGGGTCGGGCCGGTCACCGCCGCCGCGATCGTGGCCTGGCGGCAGTCGAACGGCAAATTCACCAGCGTCGACCAACTTGCCGACGTCGATGGGATCGGGCCCGCGCGGCTGGACAAGTTGCGTGCCCTGGTCCGCGTCTGA
- a CDS encoding ComEC/Rec2 family competence protein — MPWSASDAAGPPAYLDVRLVPAALTGWIVTAAGIEWPVGRVLAWCGVALLGAAGLLACCTLRQRALGAGMAAVGVVGAGFGFAIALRAEAVAHHRIVAEFGTVAPVTVTPSESPLPLGRDRLMFRATLQRLRDDQTSGRVTVFARASDFDVMVGQPLRFSAHIGRPGRHDLTVAVLNASGRPTTGRAGPVHRAAQAVRARFAAAAREALPSGQAAMLPALVLGDTSAVSTDTGREFRAAGMTHLTAVSGANVTIVCGAVLLSARLVGPRAAVLLAGVALLALVIVVQPTASVLRAAVMGAIVLLGMLSSRRRQAIPALSAAVLILVAIAPQLAVDAGFALSVLATAALVVLAPPWSRRLVARGCPKLLADAVAVAVAAQLVTAPLVAGISGQVSLVSVAANLAAAPVIAPITVLGSAAATLCLPWPSGAQLLVRFTGPELWWVLQVAHAAAGLPAATVPVPDGVAGVLLVGCGTALLLVLSVRLWRRAWFRVAARAAGVTAAVCVLAWSLSALLDPRPNWSALRDTIVG, encoded by the coding sequence GTGCCCTGGTCCGCGTCTGACGCTGCCGGCCCACCCGCCTACCTCGATGTCCGCTTGGTGCCCGCCGCCCTGACCGGGTGGATCGTCACCGCCGCCGGCATCGAGTGGCCGGTCGGGCGCGTCCTGGCCTGGTGCGGTGTGGCGCTGCTCGGGGCGGCCGGACTGCTGGCCTGCTGCACATTGCGGCAGCGGGCGTTGGGTGCCGGGATGGCGGCGGTGGGCGTGGTCGGCGCCGGCTTCGGGTTCGCGATCGCGCTGCGTGCCGAGGCGGTGGCGCACCACCGGATCGTCGCGGAGTTCGGGACCGTCGCCCCGGTCACGGTGACGCCCAGCGAGAGCCCGTTGCCGTTGGGCCGCGACCGACTGATGTTCCGGGCGACCTTGCAGCGCCTCCGCGACGACCAGACATCCGGCCGGGTGACCGTTTTCGCGCGGGCTTCCGACTTCGACGTCATGGTCGGTCAACCGCTGCGGTTTTCCGCCCACATCGGCAGGCCTGGTCGCCATGACCTGACGGTCGCGGTGCTCAACGCGTCGGGCCGGCCGACCACCGGCCGGGCGGGGCCGGTGCACCGAGCCGCGCAGGCGGTGCGCGCCCGGTTTGCCGCCGCCGCACGCGAGGCGCTGCCCAGCGGGCAAGCCGCGATGCTGCCGGCGCTGGTGCTGGGCGACACATCCGCGGTGAGCACCGATACCGGCCGAGAATTCCGTGCGGCGGGCATGACACACCTGACGGCCGTCTCCGGTGCCAACGTCACCATTGTGTGCGGGGCCGTACTGTTGTCCGCCCGGCTGGTCGGCCCGCGGGCGGCGGTGCTGCTCGCCGGCGTTGCGCTGCTGGCGTTGGTGATCGTGGTGCAGCCGACCGCGAGTGTGTTGCGGGCGGCCGTCATGGGGGCCATCGTGCTGCTCGGGATGCTGTCGTCGCGTCGCCGGCAAGCGATTCCGGCGCTTTCCGCGGCGGTACTGATCCTGGTCGCGATCGCCCCGCAGCTCGCGGTCGATGCGGGCTTCGCCCTGTCGGTGCTGGCGACGGCGGCGTTGGTGGTCCTCGCGCCGCCCTGGTCGCGACGCCTGGTCGCCCGGGGCTGCCCCAAACTGCTGGCAGACGCGGTGGCCGTCGCTGTTGCCGCACAGCTGGTGACCGCTCCACTGGTCGCCGGCATCTCCGGCCAGGTCAGCCTGGTGTCGGTGGCGGCAAACCTGGCCGCGGCGCCCGTCATCGCGCCGATCACCGTGCTGGGCAGTGCTGCCGCCACGCTGTGCCTGCCCTGGCCGTCCGGCGCACAACTGCTGGTCCGGTTCACCGGCCCGGAGCTGTGGTGGGTGTTGCAGGTGGCGCACGCCGCGGCCGGGCTGCCCGCGGCGACCGTGCCGGTACCCGACGGGGTGGCCGGCGTGCTGTTGGTCGGTTGCGGCACCGCGTTGCTGCTGGTGCTGAGCGTGCGGCTGTGGCGGCGAGCCTGGTTTCGCGTGGCGGCCCGCGCGGCCGGGGTGACGGCGGCGGTGTGCGTGCTGGCCTGGTCGCTGTCGGCGCTGCTGGATCCGCGGCCGAATTGGTCAGCCCTTCGTGACACCATCGTGGGGTGA